The following are encoded in a window of Panicum virgatum strain AP13 chromosome 5N, P.virgatum_v5, whole genome shotgun sequence genomic DNA:
- the LOC120675575 gene encoding serine/threonine-protein kinase ATM-like gives MRANKEVSLTIIEVFIHDPLYKWALSPLKALQRQKETDDTDSCLDDSQEAYEGNKDAARAILRVKQKLDGYEDGEMRSVQGQVQQFIQDAVDVDRLCQMFPGWGPWL, from the exons ATGAGGGCAAATAAAGAAGTGTCGCTCACTATTATCGAA GTTTTTATTCATGATCCTCTATATAAATGGGCACTCTCACCACTGAAAGCTTTACAGCGTCAAAAG GAAACAGATGATACTGACTCATGTTTGGATGACTCTCAAGAGGCTTACGAGGGCAACAAGGATGCAGCTCGTGCTATACTCCGTGTTAAACAGAAGCTGGATGGGTACGAAGATGGTGAGATGAGAAGCGTGCAGGGCCAG GTCCAACAATTCATACAGGATGCAGTAGATGTCGATCGGTTGTGCCAAATGTTTCCTGGTTGGGGACCTTGGTTGTAA